The nucleotide sequence AAAAAGGGGCTACTCGCCTTGGCGATCGTCTCGAAATTGATATTCAAAAGTACGACATTCCGGAAGATCCAGCAGAAGAATGGATAGCTTCTTGGAAAAATTTACTTTAAATTACACAAAAAAACAGCAAACGAATGTGGATAACTCTGCTTAAAAGCAGGGGGTAACCCGTAGTTATCCATGTATAAGGCAATATCAAGAAATGACCTGTGCATAAGTCGTCATTTTGATCCCAGCTTATCAGCAGATAGATCACGGATCATTCACAGTATATGATCCTTTACACTTTTATGATCTTTAAATAGAAAATCCACTTATCCACAGAGGATCGCTTCCTTAATAAAAGATCTAATAAAGAGATCTTTAAATAAAAAGATCTTTAAATAATTACCTGCGGATCTGCTCGCTTGTATCTGTCAAAAAGTTGAGTAGAATTCGTTTTCCCAATGCAACACATTCAGCATTCGTAACATTTAAGGTTCACACATGTTTTATCCAGAACACTTTGACGTCATTGTCATCGGTGGTGGTCACGCCGGTACAGAAGCCGCTATGGCTGCAGCTCGTATGGGGCGTCAAACCCTATTACTGACCCACAATATTGATACTTTGGGCCAAATGTCTTGTAACCCAGCTATTGGTGGGATTGGTAAAGGGCATCTGGTAAAAGAGATCGATGCCATGGGTGGATTAATGGCAACCGCTATTGACCATGCAGGGATCCAATTCAGAACCCTTAACGCAAGTAAGGGACCAGCTGTAAGAGCAACAAGAGCACAAGCTGACCGTGTTCTTTATCGCCAAGCTGTTCGTACTACTCTTGAAAATCAACCTAATTTAATGATCTTCCAACAACCAGTTGAAGATCTCATTGTTGAAAACGACCAAGTAACAGGTGCTGTTACTCGCATGGGCTTAAAATTCCGTGCTAAGTCTGTTGTTCTAACCGTAGGTACTTTCCTGGATGGAAAAATCCATATTGGTTTAGAAAATTACAGTGGGGGTCGTGCAGGTGATCCACCATCAGTTTCGTTATCACACAGACTACGCGAACTACCTTTACGTGTAGGTCGTTTAAAAACAGGCACGCCACCTCGTATTGATGCTAGAACTATTGATTTTAGCCAATTAGCCGTTCAGTTGGGTGATACTCCAATGCCTGTTTTCTCGTTTTTAGGTAATGTGGATCAGCATCCTGAACAAATGCCTTGCCATATCACATACACAAACGAAAAAACGCACGATGTTATTCGTAATAACCTCGATCGTAGCCCAATGTACGCTGGAGTCATCGAAGGAATAGGTCCTCGTTATTGCCCATCTATTGAAGATAAGGTGATGAGATTTGCTGATCGTAATTCACATCAGATCTTTTTAGAGCCTGAAGGTTTAACAAGTAACGAAATTTACCCAAATGGTATTTCAACAAGCTTACCTTTTGATGTTCAAATGCAAATCGTAAATTCCATGAAAGGTATGGAAAACGCGAAGATCATTAGACCTGGTTATGCAATTGAATATGACTTCTTCGATCCTAGAGATCTAAAACAAACCCTAGAAAGCAAATTTATCAATGGGTTATTCTTTGCTGGGCAAATTAACGGTACAACCGGTTATGAAGAAGCTGCGGCTCAAGGTATGCTTGCTGGGCTTAATGCGGCACGTTACGCCTTTGAACAAGAAGGTTGGTTCCCACGTCGTGATCAAGCATACATTGGTGTATTAGTTGACGATCTTTGCACACTAGGCACAAAAGAACCGTACCGTATGTTTACCTCTCGTGCAGAATATCGCTTGATGTTACGTGAAGATAATGCAGATTTACGTCTGACTGAAATTGGACGTGAATTAGGCATGGTTGATGATAACCGTTGGGCACAATTTAGCGAAAAAGTTGAGTTAGTTGAAAAAGAGCGCCAACGTTTAAGAGATATCTGGGTTCATCCTAAAGCAGATAATATTACTGAAATTAACGAGTTACTTAATACACCACTATCTAAAGAAGCTAATGGTGAAGATTTATTACGTCGCCCTGAAATGACGTATGACATTTTGAAAAAAATCCCTCGTTTTGCACCAGGTATTGATGATTCAAAACCACAAGCTGCTGAACAAGTTGAGATCCAAGTTAAGTACGAAGGTTATATTAGTCGCCAGCAAGAAGAGATCGAAAAACAACTGCGCAATGAAAATGCAGCGCTACCTATAGATCTGGACTATAAGCGAGTTAGCGGATTATCTAACGAAGTTATTGCGAAACTTAACGATCACAAACCAACATCGATCGGACAAGCATCGCGGATCTCAGGTGTTACACCTGCGGCTATTTCCATTTTATTAGTTTGGTTGAAAAAACAAGGCCTATTACGCAGGAGCGCATCATGAGTGACTTACTTAATCGGCTAAAAAAGCTGGCTAAGCAAGCCAATATTGAGCTTACAGATATTCAAGCTGAAAAACTCACTGGCTATGTTGCTATGCTTGATAAATGGAATAAAGCATACAACCTCACATCAGTGAGAGATCCACAACAAATGCTTATCCGTCATATTTTGGATAGCATTATTGTGAGCCAATATCTTGAAGGTGAAAGATTTATTGATGTGGGTACAGGGCCTGGTTTACCGGGGATCCCTTTAGCAATAATGCGTCCCGATCACCACTTTGTATTATTAGATAGCTTAGGCAAGCGGGTTCGCTTTATGAAACAAGTTCAGCACGAGCTAGGACTTAATAATATCGAGCCAGTTCAATACCGTGTTGAAGAGTACCAAACAGAGAAGCCTTTTGATGGTGTTATCAGCCGAGCATTTGCCTCTATGAACGATATGCTCTCTTGGTGCTCTCATTTAGTGACGGAAGAACACGGTCGTTTCTATGCACTGAAAGGACAAATTCATCAAGAAGAGTTGGATGAACTTGCTGATAATGGATTAAAAATGCCTGAAAAAGTGATTAGCTTATCCATACCTGAATTGAATGAACAAAGACATTTGGTGATTATTTAATCAAATATTTAGTGTTTCACTGATCCTTTTTTCATTTTTTGTGCTCTGGCGATAACATTTACAATGTTATCGCCATTTGCTTTAGGGGGAATTATACGAAGTATTAAAATTCACTTTAATGGAACAATAATTTAACAATATATTATCTTTTGCTTTAATTCCCTTTGTTGCCTGCGTTTTTCTCTTTTTATTTCCAAAATAAATTAATAATTCTGTGCATTATAAAAATATTGAATTTATTTAATTGAAAATTGATTAATTATTTTTCAATTGCCACTAAATTGTTCATAAAAGGGAAGTTATTTGTTAACTCTGTTATATATTTTATGAAATAAGCTTTATTTATACTTTTGTATTTGTGATATATATCACGCTATTTATTTTATTCAGCTCTATTATTTTTACTCTTTTTGTTCTTAATCATTTTTCATAAATGGAACCTTGGTAAGAAATTTAAATTAATCTTCACTTTTTCGCTACTTATTGATTGAATTCATTGCCACGCCCCGTATAATTTGCTCGTTTTTGTCACTTGACACTTTATAGCAAAGACAGTTTGATACATCATTCAGTAATACCTTTTACGATAGCTAGTCTGGAGAATACAAACGTCATGTCTGTCTCCCTCTACAGCGGGAAAGTTGCACTGAAACTGTTATTTTTGCAGTTTATGACTTTTGTTATTCTCAGTGCGGGTTTCTACTTAAAGAGTACAGACTGGAGTTTTTCGGCTTTTTTAGGCGGGTTGGCATGTTGGTTACCCAATATTGCTTTTCTTTTGTTAATGCGCTTACAAAAAGTCAACGAAGAAGAAGCTCCAGTTCGCATAAACTGGCTTTTTGCTTTCAGTGAAGGGTTGAAGGTTATATTATCAATAGCCTTGCTGATTGTTGCTTTAGGAGTGTTTAAAGCGGCATTTGCACCACTGGTCATGACCTACTTAGCGGTGCTTGTTATGCAGGTCGTTGCACCAGCCGTCATTAACGGTTAGCGTTTTTAACAACAAAAGGGTAATTGGCATCATGTCTGCATCAGGAGAAGCATTAACCACTAGAGACTACATAGGTCACCACCTGAATAACCTTCAGTTGGACCTGCGTACTTTCGAGTTGGTCAATCCCCATGCTGAAAATGCGCCATCATTCTGGGTGTTAAATATTGACTCACTTTTCTTTTCAGTACTGATGGGAGCACTATTCCTATGGCTGTTTAGAAAAGTAGCAGTAAGAGCAACCAGTGGCGTACCGGGAAAATTCCAGACTGCAGTAGAAATGATCATTGGTTTCGTTGATAGCAGCGTCCGTGATATGTATCACGGAAAGAGCAAGGTCATTGCACCTTTGGCATTGACTGTGTTCGTTTGGGTGCTGTTAATGAATGCCCTGGATTTATTACCAATCGACTTCATCCCTTATATCGGTGAACACATCTTAGGGTTACCTGCGTTACGCATAGTTCCGACTGCGGACGTGAGTATTACTCTATCGATGGCAATTGGTGTATTTATCCTGATCCTTTTCTATAGCATTAAGATGAAAGGCATAAAAGGGTTTACAAAAGAGCTGACTTTACAGCCTTTTAATCACCCAATTTTTATTCCTGTCAACTTA is from Proteus columbae and encodes:
- the atpI gene encoding F0F1 ATP synthase subunit I, translating into MSVSLYSGKVALKLLFLQFMTFVILSAGFYLKSTDWSFSAFLGGLACWLPNIAFLLLMRLQKVNEEEAPVRINWLFAFSEGLKVILSIALLIVALGVFKAAFAPLVMTYLAVLVMQVVAPAVING
- the rsmG gene encoding 16S rRNA (guanine(527)-N(7))-methyltransferase RsmG, whose product is MSDLLNRLKKLAKQANIELTDIQAEKLTGYVAMLDKWNKAYNLTSVRDPQQMLIRHILDSIIVSQYLEGERFIDVGTGPGLPGIPLAIMRPDHHFVLLDSLGKRVRFMKQVQHELGLNNIEPVQYRVEEYQTEKPFDGVISRAFASMNDMLSWCSHLVTEEHGRFYALKGQIHQEELDELADNGLKMPEKVISLSIPELNEQRHLVII
- the mnmG gene encoding tRNA uridine-5-carboxymethylaminomethyl(34) synthesis enzyme MnmG; protein product: MFYPEHFDVIVIGGGHAGTEAAMAAARMGRQTLLLTHNIDTLGQMSCNPAIGGIGKGHLVKEIDAMGGLMATAIDHAGIQFRTLNASKGPAVRATRAQADRVLYRQAVRTTLENQPNLMIFQQPVEDLIVENDQVTGAVTRMGLKFRAKSVVLTVGTFLDGKIHIGLENYSGGRAGDPPSVSLSHRLRELPLRVGRLKTGTPPRIDARTIDFSQLAVQLGDTPMPVFSFLGNVDQHPEQMPCHITYTNEKTHDVIRNNLDRSPMYAGVIEGIGPRYCPSIEDKVMRFADRNSHQIFLEPEGLTSNEIYPNGISTSLPFDVQMQIVNSMKGMENAKIIRPGYAIEYDFFDPRDLKQTLESKFINGLFFAGQINGTTGYEEAAAQGMLAGLNAARYAFEQEGWFPRRDQAYIGVLVDDLCTLGTKEPYRMFTSRAEYRLMLREDNADLRLTEIGRELGMVDDNRWAQFSEKVELVEKERQRLRDIWVHPKADNITEINELLNTPLSKEANGEDLLRRPEMTYDILKKIPRFAPGIDDSKPQAAEQVEIQVKYEGYISRQQEEIEKQLRNENAALPIDLDYKRVSGLSNEVIAKLNDHKPTSIGQASRISGVTPAAISILLVWLKKQGLLRRSAS
- the atpB gene encoding F0F1 ATP synthase subunit A translates to MSASGEALTTRDYIGHHLNNLQLDLRTFELVNPHAENAPSFWVLNIDSLFFSVLMGALFLWLFRKVAVRATSGVPGKFQTAVEMIIGFVDSSVRDMYHGKSKVIAPLALTVFVWVLLMNALDLLPIDFIPYIGEHILGLPALRIVPTADVSITLSMAIGVFILILFYSIKMKGIKGFTKELTLQPFNHPIFIPVNLILEGVSLLSKPVSLGLRLFGNMYAGELIFILIAGLLPWWSQWLLSLPWAIFHILIITLQAFIFMVLTIVYLSMASEEH